NNNNNNNNNNNNNNNNNNNNNNNNNNNNNNNNNNNNNNNNNNNNNNNNNNNNNNNNNNNNNNNNNNNNNNNNNNNNNNNNNNNNNNNNNNNNNNNNNNNNNNNNNNNNNNNNNNNNNNNNNNNNNNNNNNNNNNNNNNNNNNNNNNNNNNNNNNNNNNNNNNNNNNNNNNNNNNNNNNNNNNNNNNNNNNNNNNNNNNNNNNNNNNNNNNNNNNNNNNNNNNNNNNNNNNNNNNNNNNNNNNNNNNNNNNNNNNNNNNNNNNNNNNNNNNNNNNNNNNNNNNNNNNNNNNNNNNNNNNNNNNNNNNNNNNNNNNNNNNNNNTCCGGAGGAATACCTTCCTTGTCTTGAATCTTGGACTTGACGTTGTCGATCGTGTCGGAGGACTCGACCTCTAAAGTAATGGTCTTACCAGTCAAAGTCTTGACGAAAATCTGCATAGTGTCTTATTTAAAAAAGCGGGGGAGAGTTCGAGAAATGTCGGTGTGTTGTAGTGGATAAAACGATATTCTTATCCTTATCCTAACAAAGCGTTGCTCGTTGCAGGCCAAGTCcgagaaagaaagagagattAGCAGACAACAACTGCCAAGGTGGCAAAACCCGGAGtctctttatatataccCCACGAGAGGAACCGCCCTCAAAAGACAGTGACACTCAAAAGACTGATAAGCGGCATCGCccctgaaaaaaagaaacgggGCGGGGTAATGCCGCACGTGACCGACGACCGGATGCACGGCTGTGTGGCGCCACCCTGGGCGGCTATTTTCTGGTATTGCCACTTGTTCTAGAACATTCCAGaataaaaatttgttattatttggCGAGCACCCATCGCTGGCATGTCAGCTTCTTGCTATTTTGTGTCATTTTTGTGTCATTATTTGGAGTGGTTCGTTTTGCTTCGTCGATGGGGACAtgctttcctttttggCTTGCCGTACGGAAATAAGACGGATGGTCAAAAGGCAATTATGGATCATCTGAATGGGTTGTTTGAGGACTTGGGCCTAAACGATAGTCTGCTTGTGCCGCCAGCTGCACTAGGAGAGTCTTCACTGTCCTCTTCCGCCAGAGGCACTAATGAAAATCGAGCGTATTCGTGTGTGTTCCTAGTGCGTTGTCTCTGGAAGTCCAGACTGGTGCTGGTGGGAGCGGGCTtggctttcttttccaagcTCTGTCGAGCGAGCTCATTTCTCATCTCCTCCAGCTTCAGATGGCTATTGTCCGTGGACTTCCTTCCTGGCGTCGATATGCTCGACCGGAATTGGATCACGTCCTTTCGCTGTCTCTCCAGCAGCTCGTCGTCTTGCAGTAATTCGTGCAGATTCCTACTCAGCTTGCGTATCTCCTCGCCATTGCGGTCGTCCCGGGTATCCTGGACCTGAAAGTCctccaaaatttcaatcaGTATCATATTGCCCTTAAGCCACTTGATGAACTCGTTGGATCCGTTGTTCATCAAGTACGACACCAGCGTCAGTGTCTTCATCACCTGGATACAGCTGCGGTGTGAGTTCCTCCTGTTCTGCCCAAGTAACAGCCGCTTTCGGATGATCTGGATGATCTCCCGTACCGTCTTGGGACTGTACGTCAAAATCGATATCTCGTTCATCAACGTCCCGGTGGCACCACTTGTCTCGTCCTCGCTGGTTGCCTGTTTCACCTTCGATTCCGTCGGCGACTGgataaaacttttgaacGATTCAAACAACGGCATCACCACCTCCTCACTTTGTATATGCTCTTATTCTGGCGCCCTTGCGCTTTTTACGCTTATTCAACATATAATcgcatttttcattattttttttcttttccattttttttccaattgaaCCGTTCGTTGCCCTGGAgatgaaggaaaaaaaaaactatcGAAAAtgttattactattacACAAATCGTACTAAAAAACTTAAGAAACGCAGGCTGCATTCACGATGACAATGCGACGATACTGAAAGtgtcttttctctttaaaaCAACCGCAACGCTGCCGTCGCCGCACACAACCTCTATATCCGTGATGTCTCCGACGTCACTCTGCAAATGTAGCGTAGTGGCCTCGTCTCTCATCCAACCTttcgtcttcttgttgAATTTGTATACGGACAAGGACCTGTCCTCGTTTGAGTATACAATCGTATTCTTGCCAAACTCATCGACGTCATACACAACGGCCCCTGCTTCGGTCTCTGGAAGAGTGTAAGTTGGATACGCCAGAGTTCCCACGTCTTTCCTCAGGTCAAAGCAGGCCACTGTTTGACTGCCCTTTACCACCATCCAGTATCCATTGTCTGAAAACTTGATCTCTTTGATCTTAATGTCTTCTCCCGTAGGGAATCTGGAGCTTGCTTGATCAGGCGATGATAAACTGTACACGTCCACTATTCCATCCAGCGAGTAAAGCGCTAGTAACAGCGAGTCCTTGTGTAGTGCCCCATTGCTGTACTCAACATTCGACCTGCCAGTATTGATTATATAATGGGAGTCGTCCGTGTAAGATTGAAATCCTATTGTCCCTTTGCTATCCGCCCAGATGAAATATTCCGTGTTGATCTCATTGTGGCCGTACACATACACAATCTGGTTCGCTGAGTTTACATCGATTTCTTTTGCTACTGTTTTCGTTGTTAAGTCTAATATGGTTATGTGATTATCGGAATATAACACCAACAACCGATTATGTGAACCCTTGGAAACAATAACAGGCTGTTTTTGCTCCGTATGAGGATTTGGTATGGTTTCCGTGGTAATTGAATCGGAGTCCTTTAGTTCAGTGAAGTGTAAACTGTTTGCATCACAGAGACACATGGAAGTCCATTTGTTATAGTTCATGGAAGAATCAAGCTCTTTATATGGATACGTTTTAATCGCAGATGAATAGCGTTGTGTAGGTAATAActcaaaattttggaagatCGGCCATTTGAATGCCTTCGCTTTACCTCTCGCTACAAATTCTCTAGATGATTGCAACAATCCTTGTAAAAATGCTTCCCTCGTGACAACCACCGGTTGTTTTGGAGACTTCGATAAGCCACGAGAAATTTCGTCGTTTTCYATCATTACTTGCGCAGCAACCAGCTTGGCTGCGTCTCTTTCATAAGTCACAGTAGACAACTTTTTGGTTAGGCTGTCCAAAGTTGATCGtaatttgaagttttccaaCATTATAGCGTCCCATTCGTTTTGCAAACTGGTCAAAAGATTCGGAATCGAGTAATTGGCTTTCAAGGTAGCAGAGTTCGTAGACTCGATTAACGAAGCCTGCTGGGCACTGGGCACAATCTCTATTATCTCTTCGAGGCTTAAGGGCCCGTTTGTAATCGGGTCCTTCCCGGTATCTCTAACATACTGTTCAAGAAgcgatttttcaaaaacggTTTTTGAGCTGGGTGACAGCACTGGCTTTCTAGGTACTTTCCCACTAATGGCACAGAACATTGCTCCTCTGGTAGACTTTCTTGTTGctatcttttcttcttctcatTATGGAAACTTTCCATCTTCTAAAAAATGGCCCTTGTGAAATTTTCAGCGCCGCTACCCGAAAAACGTACTGCATTATTACCAACATGAAATTTATTCATGTCCAAGTCATCGAATACTTGTTTCTATCCTGCGGTCTTAATGGCCCTCTCCCATGTTGCGCTAACAGTGTGAGTAGTAGAggggtttttttttgaacttcttcaagATAAGATAGTGCCATAAGTTTGTGATAGAGAGGGGACTGTTAAAATTATATTTTGCTCAGTATGGTAACAGATTCCAAACAAGATTTGCCTCAGTATAGCAAAGACTCAGACTCAGATTCAGACTCTAGCAGTAGCTCTAACTTAAGCGCTGTGTTCACTTCATCTTCGAAGAGCGCGACTGTACTTCTCAACAGTGAAGAAtatgacgacgatgacgatgacgatgtGAACGGATTAGATAATGAATTGGCCGACAACATAACTTATGTGGgagacgaagatgaaaccATGCTTGTAGgtttgaaagaaaggcaGAAACTGCATCTATCTGGCGCTTTTCGTTTACAAATAGTGAAAGGTGGCATCGTCTATAACAATGTACACTACAATGCCTCGAGAGAAATCTTGCACTTCTGGCACCCATTATCACAATCTATACCGACTATAGATTTTTCACATTTCGCTGGTTGGCAAGATACGATATTTTTGCCCAGAAACAATAGAtttaatatcaaaaatgatgaattgaaaTCATTCCCGTGTGTTCTTCGCGTCTTCAATTCAAGCCAGACAGGACTGTCAGAAGCTGGTCGTCTATACCGTGATGTTAATTATCTCTGGAAGCCCAAGGAACCGTATTTCCCATTAAACGAAAGGGCTACGTATCATCTATTACACGAATCAGATGAGGTTCAGTCTTTATCTATACCGAGATATTGGTCGGCCCCTTTAGAAAAGTTATATTTGAATCATAAGAATGCTACGTATGACACAAGAATCATGGTACTTGGTGGTAAAAACTCTGGGAAATCCACTTTTTTGAGGCTTTTGCTAGAAAAATTTACGCAGGATATACGGGCTTCCACGACAGATCAGGATGAATTGGTGTATCTGGACTTAGACCCTGGTCAACCTGAATATTCATTGCCTgattcaatttctttaaataaGCTGATTCCAAAGCCAATTACTCTCGGACAACATCTTTGTCAGGGTTCTAACTTCCAAACTTTATTGCAGTTTTACATTGGGTCCTCTTCTCCTCAAGACGAACCTGCATCATATTTGAACTCCGTTGATAAACTTATAGATTATTTGGAGGAACAAGCCTTTTTTGGAACATCCTTGCTTAACTTGCCTGGGTGGATTAAGGGATTTGGGATGCAGATCTTGAATCACATtataaagaaatacaaGCCGACTCATTTAGTCTTTTTGGAGACAGCAAACTCAAAAAGGCATCTGGACGAACTAACTATTCCGCAAAGTTTTTCTACATCGTTACGGGACACATACCTGCCTGAAGTTGTTCGCATACCGGCCCATAATTTAAATCACGCTTCACCTGCTAGGTTCCATGCATCACAACTACGAACTTTCAAAGTATTAGCATTATTTCATAAACTGACTCAGTTAGATTACGATTTTGCTCCGCTTTTGAAATCGGCTCCTTTACAGATTTCATACGGTGGAGATAAACGTGGTATCCAAGGCATCCGGTTTCCCATGGAATTCCAAAATTTAAATCCTGAAGATATCAGATCTTCACTGGAAGGCGCAGTAGTTGGGATACACACACATTTAGAAGGAGACCCGTTGGTtgtaaagaaattggacaCCTTCCCCATTTTACAATCCAGCACTCCTTCTCGTAAGAGCTTCGTAACCCTAGGACTGATACATTCTATTGACACATTGCAACAAATAATGAATATTTATGTGCCTCCTTgccataaaaaaaatttggatgAACAGCCTGAAGATGTCAAATGGATAATCGTAAGAAACAAGACAGAAACGCCCTTCTGTGACTTGCTTCCATCGCATCGCGCTATAACTTGGGACCCTAGTATACAAATACCGTTTGCAACATTtgaaagaaggaagaaattaGAACATGTCTGGAAGGTTCGTAAAAATGTGATGAGACGTGGGCAATTCATGAAAAGGTAGCGTTTTTTTCATAGATgtatcaatatcatcagAGATAGAAAgaggaaaggaaaaatcatgcataatatatatatatttattttttatttatatatccatttcttcaatgtcGTAATCACAGAATATGTAGAGGCTTATTCAACAGAGGTTAAATACTTATCATTTATTTTCCTCCGCATCCTTCATTTCCTCCGTTAGACCCATCTTCTTGTTTAGTCTATCGTATTTCAGTCTATCTTTATCACTCACTGAGGGTTTGATCTTTCTTAATGCACTTTGGAAATCAGACATGGTCACAATGATTTCTTCGTTAGATATTCCTACGGATAAATCTTCGAATTCTTTGTCCAAATCATTATCAAGGACGGattgaatttcttcatttttaaaaaaatttcttttcaggGCCAAGACCGAACTTTCCCTGACTAAAGCAGCCAAATCAGCACCTGAGTAGTTGTTACACTTCTCATCCTTGATAATCTTGTCAAAATCGACATCGTCACTTAACGGTGTTCCATGTGATTTGGTCAATGTCTTAATAAtatcaagtttttcttccgTATTAGGTAGTTCAATAAATAAAGTCTTGT
This DNA window, taken from Saccharomyces eubayanus strain FM1318 chromosome XII, whole genome shotgun sequence, encodes the following:
- the GRC3 gene encoding polynucleotide 5'-hydroxyl-kinase — translated: MVTDSKQDLPQYSKDSDSDSDSSSSSNLSAVFTSSSKSATVLLNSEEYDDDDDDDVNGLDNELADNITYVGDEDETMLVGLKERQKLHLSGAFRLQIVKGGIVYNNVHYNASREILHFWHPLSQSIPTIDFSHFAGWQDTIFLPRNNRFNIKNDELKSFPCVLRVFNSSQTGLSEAGRLYRDVNYLWKPKEPYFPLNERATYHLLHESDEVQSLSIPRYWSAPLEKLYLNHKNATYDTRIMVLGGKNSGKSTFLRLLLEKFTQDIRASTTDQDELVYLDLDPGQPEYSLPDSISLNKLIPKPITLGQHLCQGSNFQTLLQFYIGSSSPQDEPASYLNSVDKLIDYLEEQAFFGTSLLNLPGWIKGFGMQILNHIIKKYKPTHLVFLETANSKRHLDELTIPQSFSTSLRDTYLPEVVRIPAHNLNHASPARFHASQLRTFKVLALFHKLTQLDYDFAPLLKSAPLQISYGGDKRGIQGIRFPMEFQNLNPEDIRSSLEGAVVGIHTHLEGDPLVVKKLDTFPILQSSTPSRKSFVTLGLIHSIDTLQQIMNIYVPPCHKKNLDEQPEDVKWIIVRNKTETPFCDLLPSHRAITWDPSIQIPFATFERRKKLEHVWKVRKNVMRRGQFMKR
- the PRP19 gene encoding E3 ubiquitin-protein ligase PRP19, with protein sequence MFCAISGKVPRKPVLSPSSKTVFEKSLLEQYVRDTGKDPITNGPLSLEEIIEIVPSAQQASLIESTNSATLKANYSIPNLLTSLQNEWDAIMLENFKLRSTLDSLTKKLSTVTYERDAAKLVAAQVMXENDEISRGLSKSPKQPVVVTREAFLQGLLQSSREFVARGKAKAFKWPIFQNFELLPTQRYSSAIKTYPYKELDSSMNYNKWTSMCLCDANSLHFTELKDSDSITTETIPNPHTEQKQPVIVSKGSHNRLLVLYSDNHITILDLTTKTVAKEIDVNSANQIVYVYGHNEINTEYFIWADSKGTIGFQSYTDDSHYIINTGRSNVEYSNGALHKDSLLLALYSLDGIVDVYSLSSPDQASSRFPTGEDIKIKEIKFSDNGYWMVVKGSQTVACFDLRKDVGTLAYPTYTLPETEAGAVVYDVDEFGKNTIVYSNEDRSLSVYKFNKKTKGWMRDEATTLHLQSDVGDITDIEVVCGDGSVAVVLKRKDTFSIVALSS
- the ENT4 gene encoding Ent4p — translated: MPLFESFKSFIQSPTESKVKQATSEDETSGATGTLMNEISILTYSPKTVREIIQIIRKRLLLGQNRRNSHRSCIQVMKTLTLVSYLMNNGSNEFIKWLKGNMILIEILEDFQVQDTRDDRNGEEIRKLSRNLHELLQDDELLERQRKDVIQFRSSISTPGRKSTDNSHLKLEEMRNELARQSLEKKAKPAPTSTSLDFQRQRTRNTHEYARFSLVPLAEEDSEDSPSAAGGTSRLSFRPKSSNNPFR